Proteins encoded in a region of the Homo sapiens chromosome 20, GRCh38.p14 Primary Assembly genome:
- the MCM8 gene encoding DNA helicase MCM8 isoform 2 (isoform 2 is encoded by transcript variant 2): MNGEYRGRGFGRGRFQSWKRGRGGGNFSGKWREREHRPDLSKTTGKRTSEQTPQFLLSTKTPQSMQSTLDRFIPYKGWKLYFSEVYSDSSPLIEKIQAFEKFFTRHIDLYDKDEIERKGSILVDFKELTEGGEVTNLIPDIATELRDAPEKTLACMGLAIHQVLTKDLERHAAELQAQEGLSNDGETMVNVPHIHARVYNYEPLTQLKNVRANYYGKYIALRGTVVRVSNIKPLCTKMAFLCAACGEIQSFPLPDGKYSLPTKCPVPVCRGRSFTALRSSPLTVTMDWQSIKIQELMSDDQREAGRIPRTIECELVHDLVDSCVPGDTVTITGIVKVSNAEEANSISNSKGQKTKSSEDGCKHGMLMEFSLKDLYAIQEIQAEENLFKLIVNSLCPVIFGHELVKAGLALALFGGSQKYADDKNRIPIRGDPHILVVGDPGLGKSQMLQAACNVAPRGVYVCGNTTTTSGLTVTLSKDSSSGDFALEAGALVLGDQGICGIDEFDKMGNQHQALLEAMEQQSISLAKAGVVCSLPARTSIIAAANPVGGHYNKAKTVSENLKMGSALLSRFDLVFILLDTPNEHHDHLLSEHVIAIRAGKQRTISSATVARMNSQDSNTSVLEVVSEKPLSERLKVVPGETIDPIPHQLLRKYIGYARQYVYPRLSTEAARVLQDFYLELRKQSQRLNSSPITTRQLESLIRLTEARARLELREEATKEDAEDIVEIMKYSMLGTYSDEFGNLDFERSQHGSGMSNRSTAKRFISALNNVAERTYNNIFQFHQLRQIAKELNIQVADFENFIGSLNDQGYLLKKGPKVYQLQTM; this comes from the exons ATGAATGGAGAGTATAGAGGCAGAGGATTTGGACGAGGAAGATTTCAAAGCTGGAAAAGGGGAAGAGGTGGTGGGAACTTCTCaggaaaatggagagaaagagaacacagACCTGATCTGAGTAAAACCACAGGAAAACGTACTTCTG aacaaACCCCACAGTTTTTGCTTTCAACAAAGACCCCACAGTCAATGCAGTCAACATTGGATCGATTCATACCATATAAAGGCTGGAAGCTTTATTTCTCTGAAG TTTACAGCGATAGCTCTCCTTTGATTGAGAAGATTcaagcatttgaaaaatttttcACAAGGCATATTGATTTGTATGACAAG gatGAAATAGAAAGAAAGGGAAGTATTTTGGTAGATTTTAAAGAACTGACAGAAGGTGGTGAAGTAACTAACTTGATACCAGATATAGCAACTGAACTAAGAGATGCACCTGAGAAAACCTTGGCTTGCATGGGTTTGGCAATACATCAG GTGTTAACTAAGGACCTTGAAAGGCATGCAGCTGAGTTACAAGCCCAGGAAGGATTGTCTAATGATGGAGAAACAATGGTAAATGTGCCACATATTCATGCAAG GGTGTACAACTATGAGCCTTTGACACAGCTCAAGAATGTCAGAGCAAATTACTATGGAAAATACATTGCTCTAAGAGGGACAGTGGTTCGTGTCAGTAATATAAAGCCTCTTTGCACCAAGATGGCTTTTCTTTGTGCTGCATGTGGAGAAATTCAGAGCTTTCCTCTTCCAGATGGAAAATACAGTCTTCCCACAAAG TGTCCTGTGCCTGTGTGTCGAGGCAGGTCATTTACTGCTCTCCGCAGCTCTCCTCTCACAGTTACGATGGACTGGCAGTCAATCAA AATCCAGGAATTGATGTCTGATGATCAGAGAGAAGCAGGTCGGATTCCACGAACAATAGAATGTGAGCTTGTTCATGATCTTGTGGATAGCTGTGTCCCGGGAGACACAGTGACTATTACTGGAATTGTCAAAGTCTCAAATGCGGAAGAAG CAAATTCTATTAGTAATAGCaaaggacagaaaacaaagagTTCTGAGGATGGGTGTAAGCATGGAATGTTGATGGAGTTCTCACTTAAAGACCTTTATGCCATCCAAGAGATTCAAGCTGAAGAAAACCTGTTTAAACTCATTGTCAA CTCGCTTTGCCCTGTCATTTTTGGTCATGAA CTTGTTAAAGCAGGTTTGGCATTAGCACTCTTTGGAGGAAGCCAGAAATACGCAGATGACAAAAACAGAATTCCAATTCGGGGAGACCCCCACATCCTTGTTGTTGGAGATCCAGGCCTAGGAAAAAGTCAAATGCTACAG GCAGCGTGCAATGTTGCCCCACGTGGCGTGTATGTTTGTGGTAACACCACGACCACCTCTGGTCTGACGGTAACTCTTTCAAAAGATAGTTCCTCTGGAGATTTTGCTTTGGAAGCTGGTGCCCTGGTACTTGGTGATCAAG GTATTTGTGGAATCGATGAATTTGATAAGATGGGGAATCAACATCAAGCCTTGTTGGAAGCCATGGAGCAGCAAAGTATTAGTCTTGCTAAGGCTGGTGTGGTTTGTAGCCTTCCTGCAAGAACTTCCATTATTGCTGCTGCAAATCCAGTTGGAGGACATTACAATAAAgccaaaacagtttctgagaatttaaA AATGGGGAGTGCACTACTATCCAGATTTGATTTGGTCTTTATCCTGTTAGATACTCCAAATGAGCATCATGATCACTTACTCTCTGAACATGTGATTGCAATAAGAGCTGGAAAGCAGAGAACCATTAGCAGTGCCACAGTAGCTCGTATGAATAGTCAAGATTCAAATACTTCCGTACttgaagtagtttctgagaagccATTATCAGAAAGACTAAAG GTGGTTCCTGGAGAAACAATAGATCCCATTCCCCACCAGCTATTGAGAAAGTACATTGGCTATGCTCGGCAGTATGTGTACCCAAGGCTATCCACAGAAGCTGCTCGAGTTCTTCAAGATTTTTACCTTGAGCTCCGGAAACAGAGCCAGAGGTTAAATAGCTCACCAATCACTACCAGGCAGCTGGAATCTTTGATTCGTCTGACagag gcaCGAGCAAGGTTGGAATTGAGAGAGGAAGCAACCAAAGAAGACGCTGAGGATATAGTGGAAATTATGAAATATAG catGCTAGGAACTTACTCTGATGAATTTGGGAACCTAGATTTTGAGCGATCCCAGCATGGTTCTGGAATGAGCAACAGGTCAACAGCGAAAAGATTTATTTCTGCTCTCAACAACGTTGCTGAAAGaacttataataatatatttcaatttcATCAACTTCGGCAGATTGCCAAAGAACTAAACATTCAG GTTgctgattttgaaaattttattggaTCACTAAATGACCAGGGTTACCTCTTGAAAAAAGGCCCAAAAGTTTACCAGCTTCAAACTATGTAA
- the MCM8 gene encoding DNA helicase MCM8 isoform 4 (isoform 4 is encoded by transcript variant 5) yields the protein MNGEYRGRGFGRGRFQSWKRGRGGGNFSGKWREREHRPDLSKTTGKRTSEQTPQFLLSTKTPQSMQSTLDRFIPYKGWKLYFSEVYSDSSPLIEKIQAFEKFFTRHIDLYDKDEIERKGSILVDFKELTEGGEVTNLIPDIATELRDAPEKTLACMGLAIHQVLTKDLERHAAELQAQEGLSNDGETMVNVPHIHARVYNYEPLTQLKNVRANYYGKYIALRGTVVRVSNIKPLCTKMAFLCAACGEIQSFPLPDGKYSLPTKCPVPVCRGRSFTALRSSPLTVTMDWQSIKIQELMSDDQREAGRIPRTIECELVHDLVDSCVPGDTVTITGIVKVSNAEEGSRNKNDKCMFLLYIEANSISNSKGQKTKSSEDGCKHGMLMEFSLKDLYAIQEIQAEENLFKLIVNSLCPVIFGHEAACNVAPRGVYVCGNTTTTSGLTVTLSKDSSSGDFALEAGALVLGDQGICGIDEFDKMGNQHQALLEAMEQQSISLAKAGVVCSLPARTSIIAAANPVGGHYNKAKTVSENLKMGSALLSRFDLVFILLDTPNEHHDHLLSEHVIAIRAGKQRTISSATVARMNSQDSNTSVLEVVSEKPLSERLKVVPGETIDPIPHQLLRKYIGYARQYVYPRLSTEAARVLQDFYLELRKQSQRLNSSPITTRQLESLIRLTEARARLELREEATKEDAEDIVEIMKYSMLGTYSDEFGNLDFERSQHGSGMSNRSTAKRFISALNNVAERTYNNIFQFHQLRQIAKELNIQVADFENFIGSLNDQGYLLKKGPKVYQLQTM from the exons ATGAATGGAGAGTATAGAGGCAGAGGATTTGGACGAGGAAGATTTCAAAGCTGGAAAAGGGGAAGAGGTGGTGGGAACTTCTCaggaaaatggagagaaagagaacacagACCTGATCTGAGTAAAACCACAGGAAAACGTACTTCTG aacaaACCCCACAGTTTTTGCTTTCAACAAAGACCCCACAGTCAATGCAGTCAACATTGGATCGATTCATACCATATAAAGGCTGGAAGCTTTATTTCTCTGAAG TTTACAGCGATAGCTCTCCTTTGATTGAGAAGATTcaagcatttgaaaaatttttcACAAGGCATATTGATTTGTATGACAAG gatGAAATAGAAAGAAAGGGAAGTATTTTGGTAGATTTTAAAGAACTGACAGAAGGTGGTGAAGTAACTAACTTGATACCAGATATAGCAACTGAACTAAGAGATGCACCTGAGAAAACCTTGGCTTGCATGGGTTTGGCAATACATCAG GTGTTAACTAAGGACCTTGAAAGGCATGCAGCTGAGTTACAAGCCCAGGAAGGATTGTCTAATGATGGAGAAACAATGGTAAATGTGCCACATATTCATGCAAG GGTGTACAACTATGAGCCTTTGACACAGCTCAAGAATGTCAGAGCAAATTACTATGGAAAATACATTGCTCTAAGAGGGACAGTGGTTCGTGTCAGTAATATAAAGCCTCTTTGCACCAAGATGGCTTTTCTTTGTGCTGCATGTGGAGAAATTCAGAGCTTTCCTCTTCCAGATGGAAAATACAGTCTTCCCACAAAG TGTCCTGTGCCTGTGTGTCGAGGCAGGTCATTTACTGCTCTCCGCAGCTCTCCTCTCACAGTTACGATGGACTGGCAGTCAATCAA AATCCAGGAATTGATGTCTGATGATCAGAGAGAAGCAGGTCGGATTCCACGAACAATAGAATGTGAGCTTGTTCATGATCTTGTGGATAGCTGTGTCCCGGGAGACACAGTGACTATTACTGGAATTGTCAAAGTCTCAAATGCGGAAGAAG GTTCTCGAAATAAGAATGACAAGTGTATGTTCCTTTTGTATATTGAAGCAAATTCTATTAGTAATAGCaaaggacagaaaacaaagagTTCTGAGGATGGGTGTAAGCATGGAATGTTGATGGAGTTCTCACTTAAAGACCTTTATGCCATCCAAGAGATTCAAGCTGAAGAAAACCTGTTTAAACTCATTGTCAA CTCGCTTTGCCCTGTCATTTTTGGTCATGAA GCAGCGTGCAATGTTGCCCCACGTGGCGTGTATGTTTGTGGTAACACCACGACCACCTCTGGTCTGACGGTAACTCTTTCAAAAGATAGTTCCTCTGGAGATTTTGCTTTGGAAGCTGGTGCCCTGGTACTTGGTGATCAAG GTATTTGTGGAATCGATGAATTTGATAAGATGGGGAATCAACATCAAGCCTTGTTGGAAGCCATGGAGCAGCAAAGTATTAGTCTTGCTAAGGCTGGTGTGGTTTGTAGCCTTCCTGCAAGAACTTCCATTATTGCTGCTGCAAATCCAGTTGGAGGACATTACAATAAAgccaaaacagtttctgagaatttaaA AATGGGGAGTGCACTACTATCCAGATTTGATTTGGTCTTTATCCTGTTAGATACTCCAAATGAGCATCATGATCACTTACTCTCTGAACATGTGATTGCAATAAGAGCTGGAAAGCAGAGAACCATTAGCAGTGCCACAGTAGCTCGTATGAATAGTCAAGATTCAAATACTTCCGTACttgaagtagtttctgagaagccATTATCAGAAAGACTAAAG GTGGTTCCTGGAGAAACAATAGATCCCATTCCCCACCAGCTATTGAGAAAGTACATTGGCTATGCTCGGCAGTATGTGTACCCAAGGCTATCCACAGAAGCTGCTCGAGTTCTTCAAGATTTTTACCTTGAGCTCCGGAAACAGAGCCAGAGGTTAAATAGCTCACCAATCACTACCAGGCAGCTGGAATCTTTGATTCGTCTGACagag gcaCGAGCAAGGTTGGAATTGAGAGAGGAAGCAACCAAAGAAGACGCTGAGGATATAGTGGAAATTATGAAATATAG catGCTAGGAACTTACTCTGATGAATTTGGGAACCTAGATTTTGAGCGATCCCAGCATGGTTCTGGAATGAGCAACAGGTCAACAGCGAAAAGATTTATTTCTGCTCTCAACAACGTTGCTGAAAGaacttataataatatatttcaatttcATCAACTTCGGCAGATTGCCAAAGAACTAAACATTCAG GTTgctgattttgaaaattttattggaTCACTAAATGACCAGGGTTACCTCTTGAAAAAAGGCCCAAAAGTTTACCAGCTTCAAACTATGTAA
- the MCM8 gene encoding DNA helicase MCM8 isoform 1 (isoform 1 is encoded by transcript variant 1) has translation MNGEYRGRGFGRGRFQSWKRGRGGGNFSGKWREREHRPDLSKTTGKRTSEQTPQFLLSTKTPQSMQSTLDRFIPYKGWKLYFSEVYSDSSPLIEKIQAFEKFFTRHIDLYDKDEIERKGSILVDFKELTEGGEVTNLIPDIATELRDAPEKTLACMGLAIHQVLTKDLERHAAELQAQEGLSNDGETMVNVPHIHARVYNYEPLTQLKNVRANYYGKYIALRGTVVRVSNIKPLCTKMAFLCAACGEIQSFPLPDGKYSLPTKCPVPVCRGRSFTALRSSPLTVTMDWQSIKIQELMSDDQREAGRIPRTIECELVHDLVDSCVPGDTVTITGIVKVSNAEEGSRNKNDKCMFLLYIEANSISNSKGQKTKSSEDGCKHGMLMEFSLKDLYAIQEIQAEENLFKLIVNSLCPVIFGHELVKAGLALALFGGSQKYADDKNRIPIRGDPHILVVGDPGLGKSQMLQAACNVAPRGVYVCGNTTTTSGLTVTLSKDSSSGDFALEAGALVLGDQGICGIDEFDKMGNQHQALLEAMEQQSISLAKAGVVCSLPARTSIIAAANPVGGHYNKAKTVSENLKMGSALLSRFDLVFILLDTPNEHHDHLLSEHVIAIRAGKQRTISSATVARMNSQDSNTSVLEVVSEKPLSERLKVVPGETIDPIPHQLLRKYIGYARQYVYPRLSTEAARVLQDFYLELRKQSQRLNSSPITTRQLESLIRLTEARARLELREEATKEDAEDIVEIMKYSMLGTYSDEFGNLDFERSQHGSGMSNRSTAKRFISALNNVAERTYNNIFQFHQLRQIAKELNIQVADFENFIGSLNDQGYLLKKGPKVYQLQTM, from the exons ATGAATGGAGAGTATAGAGGCAGAGGATTTGGACGAGGAAGATTTCAAAGCTGGAAAAGGGGAAGAGGTGGTGGGAACTTCTCaggaaaatggagagaaagagaacacagACCTGATCTGAGTAAAACCACAGGAAAACGTACTTCTG aacaaACCCCACAGTTTTTGCTTTCAACAAAGACCCCACAGTCAATGCAGTCAACATTGGATCGATTCATACCATATAAAGGCTGGAAGCTTTATTTCTCTGAAG TTTACAGCGATAGCTCTCCTTTGATTGAGAAGATTcaagcatttgaaaaatttttcACAAGGCATATTGATTTGTATGACAAG gatGAAATAGAAAGAAAGGGAAGTATTTTGGTAGATTTTAAAGAACTGACAGAAGGTGGTGAAGTAACTAACTTGATACCAGATATAGCAACTGAACTAAGAGATGCACCTGAGAAAACCTTGGCTTGCATGGGTTTGGCAATACATCAG GTGTTAACTAAGGACCTTGAAAGGCATGCAGCTGAGTTACAAGCCCAGGAAGGATTGTCTAATGATGGAGAAACAATGGTAAATGTGCCACATATTCATGCAAG GGTGTACAACTATGAGCCTTTGACACAGCTCAAGAATGTCAGAGCAAATTACTATGGAAAATACATTGCTCTAAGAGGGACAGTGGTTCGTGTCAGTAATATAAAGCCTCTTTGCACCAAGATGGCTTTTCTTTGTGCTGCATGTGGAGAAATTCAGAGCTTTCCTCTTCCAGATGGAAAATACAGTCTTCCCACAAAG TGTCCTGTGCCTGTGTGTCGAGGCAGGTCATTTACTGCTCTCCGCAGCTCTCCTCTCACAGTTACGATGGACTGGCAGTCAATCAA AATCCAGGAATTGATGTCTGATGATCAGAGAGAAGCAGGTCGGATTCCACGAACAATAGAATGTGAGCTTGTTCATGATCTTGTGGATAGCTGTGTCCCGGGAGACACAGTGACTATTACTGGAATTGTCAAAGTCTCAAATGCGGAAGAAG GTTCTCGAAATAAGAATGACAAGTGTATGTTCCTTTTGTATATTGAAGCAAATTCTATTAGTAATAGCaaaggacagaaaacaaagagTTCTGAGGATGGGTGTAAGCATGGAATGTTGATGGAGTTCTCACTTAAAGACCTTTATGCCATCCAAGAGATTCAAGCTGAAGAAAACCTGTTTAAACTCATTGTCAA CTCGCTTTGCCCTGTCATTTTTGGTCATGAA CTTGTTAAAGCAGGTTTGGCATTAGCACTCTTTGGAGGAAGCCAGAAATACGCAGATGACAAAAACAGAATTCCAATTCGGGGAGACCCCCACATCCTTGTTGTTGGAGATCCAGGCCTAGGAAAAAGTCAAATGCTACAG GCAGCGTGCAATGTTGCCCCACGTGGCGTGTATGTTTGTGGTAACACCACGACCACCTCTGGTCTGACGGTAACTCTTTCAAAAGATAGTTCCTCTGGAGATTTTGCTTTGGAAGCTGGTGCCCTGGTACTTGGTGATCAAG GTATTTGTGGAATCGATGAATTTGATAAGATGGGGAATCAACATCAAGCCTTGTTGGAAGCCATGGAGCAGCAAAGTATTAGTCTTGCTAAGGCTGGTGTGGTTTGTAGCCTTCCTGCAAGAACTTCCATTATTGCTGCTGCAAATCCAGTTGGAGGACATTACAATAAAgccaaaacagtttctgagaatttaaA AATGGGGAGTGCACTACTATCCAGATTTGATTTGGTCTTTATCCTGTTAGATACTCCAAATGAGCATCATGATCACTTACTCTCTGAACATGTGATTGCAATAAGAGCTGGAAAGCAGAGAACCATTAGCAGTGCCACAGTAGCTCGTATGAATAGTCAAGATTCAAATACTTCCGTACttgaagtagtttctgagaagccATTATCAGAAAGACTAAAG GTGGTTCCTGGAGAAACAATAGATCCCATTCCCCACCAGCTATTGAGAAAGTACATTGGCTATGCTCGGCAGTATGTGTACCCAAGGCTATCCACAGAAGCTGCTCGAGTTCTTCAAGATTTTTACCTTGAGCTCCGGAAACAGAGCCAGAGGTTAAATAGCTCACCAATCACTACCAGGCAGCTGGAATCTTTGATTCGTCTGACagag gcaCGAGCAAGGTTGGAATTGAGAGAGGAAGCAACCAAAGAAGACGCTGAGGATATAGTGGAAATTATGAAATATAG catGCTAGGAACTTACTCTGATGAATTTGGGAACCTAGATTTTGAGCGATCCCAGCATGGTTCTGGAATGAGCAACAGGTCAACAGCGAAAAGATTTATTTCTGCTCTCAACAACGTTGCTGAAAGaacttataataatatatttcaatttcATCAACTTCGGCAGATTGCCAAAGAACTAAACATTCAG GTTgctgattttgaaaattttattggaTCACTAAATGACCAGGGTTACCTCTTGAAAAAAGGCCCAAAAGTTTACCAGCTTCAAACTATGTAA
- the MCM8 gene encoding DNA helicase MCM8 isoform X5: MNGEYRGRGFGRGRFQSWKRGRGGGNFSGKWREREHRPDLSKTTGKRTSEQTPQFLLSTKTPQSMQSTLDRFIPYKGWKLYFSEVYSDSSPLIEKIQAFEKFFTRHIDLYDKDEIERKGSILVDFKELTEGGEVTNLIPDIATELRDAPEKTLACMGLAIHQVLTKDLERHAAELQAQEGLSNDGETMVNVPHIHARVYNYEPLTQLKNVRANYYGKYIALRGTVVRVSNIKPLCTKMAFLCAACGEIQSFPLPDGKYSLPTKCPVPVCRGRSFTALRSSPLTVTMDWQSIKIQELMSDDQREAGRIPRTIECELVHDLVDSCVPGDTVTITGIVKVSNAEEGSRNKNDKCMFLLYIEANSISNSKGQKTKSSEDGCKHGMLMEFSLKDLYAIQEIQAEENLFKLIVKQRAMLPHVACMFVVTPRPPLV, encoded by the exons ATGAATGGAGAGTATAGAGGCAGAGGATTTGGACGAGGAAGATTTCAAAGCTGGAAAAGGGGAAGAGGTGGTGGGAACTTCTCaggaaaatggagagaaagagaacacagACCTGATCTGAGTAAAACCACAGGAAAACGTACTTCTG aacaaACCCCACAGTTTTTGCTTTCAACAAAGACCCCACAGTCAATGCAGTCAACATTGGATCGATTCATACCATATAAAGGCTGGAAGCTTTATTTCTCTGAAG TTTACAGCGATAGCTCTCCTTTGATTGAGAAGATTcaagcatttgaaaaatttttcACAAGGCATATTGATTTGTATGACAAG gatGAAATAGAAAGAAAGGGAAGTATTTTGGTAGATTTTAAAGAACTGACAGAAGGTGGTGAAGTAACTAACTTGATACCAGATATAGCAACTGAACTAAGAGATGCACCTGAGAAAACCTTGGCTTGCATGGGTTTGGCAATACATCAG GTGTTAACTAAGGACCTTGAAAGGCATGCAGCTGAGTTACAAGCCCAGGAAGGATTGTCTAATGATGGAGAAACAATGGTAAATGTGCCACATATTCATGCAAG GGTGTACAACTATGAGCCTTTGACACAGCTCAAGAATGTCAGAGCAAATTACTATGGAAAATACATTGCTCTAAGAGGGACAGTGGTTCGTGTCAGTAATATAAAGCCTCTTTGCACCAAGATGGCTTTTCTTTGTGCTGCATGTGGAGAAATTCAGAGCTTTCCTCTTCCAGATGGAAAATACAGTCTTCCCACAAAG TGTCCTGTGCCTGTGTGTCGAGGCAGGTCATTTACTGCTCTCCGCAGCTCTCCTCTCACAGTTACGATGGACTGGCAGTCAATCAA AATCCAGGAATTGATGTCTGATGATCAGAGAGAAGCAGGTCGGATTCCACGAACAATAGAATGTGAGCTTGTTCATGATCTTGTGGATAGCTGTGTCCCGGGAGACACAGTGACTATTACTGGAATTGTCAAAGTCTCAAATGCGGAAGAAG GTTCTCGAAATAAGAATGACAAGTGTATGTTCCTTTTGTATATTGAAGCAAATTCTATTAGTAATAGCaaaggacagaaaacaaagagTTCTGAGGATGGGTGTAAGCATGGAATGTTGATGGAGTTCTCACTTAAAGACCTTTATGCCATCCAAGAGATTCAAGCTGAAGAAAACCTGTTTAAACTCATTGTCAA GCAGCGTGCAATGTTGCCCCACGTGGCGTGTATGTTTGTGGTAACACCACGACCACCTCTGGTCTGA